A region from the Arachis ipaensis cultivar K30076 chromosome B01, Araip1.1, whole genome shotgun sequence genome encodes:
- the LOC110267221 gene encoding NAD-dependent malic enzyme 2, mitochondrial-like yields the protein MKESVSTKPAIFSMSSPTMNAECTAIDAFKHAGGDIVFGSGSPFENVDLGNGKVGHVNQANNMYLFLGIGLGSLLSGARLITDGMLQAAEWYAHVNVDYFY from the exons ATGAAAGAATCTGTTTCAACAAAACCTGCCATCTTTTCCATGTCTAGCCCAACCATGAATG CTGAGTGCACTGCTATTGATGCTTTTAAGCATGCTGGAGGAGATATCGTATTTGGAAGTGGAAGCCCTTTCGAAAATGTAGATCTTG GTAATGGAAAAGTGGGTCATGTAAATCAGGCCAACAACATGTATTTATTCCTAGG AATCGGTCTAGGATCACTTTTGTCAGGTGCTCGGCTAATAACAGATGGAATGTTGCAGGCTGCTGAATGGTATGCACATGTTAATGTGGACTACTTTTATTAG
- the LOC107615065 gene encoding NAD-dependent malic enzyme 2, mitochondrial-like isoform X1 → MKESVSTKPAIFAMSSPTMNAECIAIDAFKHAGGDIVFRSGSPFENVDLGNGKVGHVNQANNMYLFLGLLLNGIGCIQRYANPLHYILMTIKHKIGSNNVNLMDCCWLLTCLFHCCCLAGCSVDLLKLLLFCFVLFCCSIELRNYF, encoded by the exons ATGAAAGAATCTGTTTCAACAAAACCTGCCATCTTTGCCATGTCTAGCCCTACCATGAATG CTGAGTGCATTGCTATTGATGCTTTTAAGCATGCCGGAGGAGATATCGTATTTAGAAGTGGAAGCCCTTTCGAAAATGTAGATCTTG GTAATGGAAAAGTGGGTCATGTAAATCAGGCCAACAACATGTATCTGTTCCTAGG GCTGCTGCTGAATG GTATAGGATGCATCCAGAGATATGCAAATCCTCTTCACTACATTTTGATGACAATAAAGCACAAAATAGGATCCAATAACGTAAATTTGATGGATTGCTGCTGGTTGTTGACTTGTTTATTTCATTGTTGCTGCCTTGCTGGTTGTTCTGTTGATTTATTGAAACTGCttctgttttgttttgttttgttttgctgTTCTATTGAATTACGGAATTACTTTTAA
- the LOC107615065 gene encoding NAD-dependent malic enzyme 2, mitochondrial-like isoform X5 — protein sequence MKESVSTKPAIFAMSSPTMNAECIAIDAFKHAGGDIVFRSGSPFENVDLGNGKVGHVNQANNMYLFLGLLLNGIGCIQRYANPLHCILMTIKHKIGSNNVYLMD from the exons ATGAAAGAATCTGTTTCAACAAAACCTGCCATCTTTGCCATGTCTAGCCCTACCATGAATG CTGAGTGCATTGCTATTGATGCTTTTAAGCATGCCGGAGGAGATATCGTATTTAGAAGTGGAAGCCCTTTCGAAAATGTAGATCTTG GTAATGGAAAAGTGGGTCATGTAAATCAGGCCAACAACATGTATCTGTTCCTAGG GCTGCTGCTGAATG GTATAGGATGCATCCAGAGATATGCAAATCCTCTCCACTGCATTTTGATGACAATAAAGCACAAAATAGGATCCAATAACGTATATTTGATGGATTGA
- the LOC107615065 gene encoding NAD-dependent malic enzyme 2, mitochondrial-like isoform X4 → MKESVSTKPAIFAMSSPTMNAECIAIDAFKHAGGDIVFRSGSPFENVDLGNGKVGHVNQANNMYLFLGIGLGSLLSGARLITDGMLQAAAEWYRMHPEICKSSSLHFDDNKAQNRIQ, encoded by the exons ATGAAAGAATCTGTTTCAACAAAACCTGCCATCTTTGCCATGTCTAGCCCTACCATGAATG CTGAGTGCATTGCTATTGATGCTTTTAAGCATGCCGGAGGAGATATCGTATTTAGAAGTGGAAGCCCTTTCGAAAATGTAGATCTTG GTAATGGAAAAGTGGGTCATGTAAATCAGGCCAACAACATGTATCTGTTCCTAGG AATCGGTCTAGGATCACTTTTGTCAGGTGCTCGGCTAATAACAGATGGAATGTTGCAGGCTGCTGCTGAATG GTATAGGATGCATCCAGAGATATGCAAATCCTCTTCACTACATTTTGATGACAATAAAGCACAAAATAGGATCCAATAA
- the LOC107615065 gene encoding NAD-dependent malic enzyme 2, mitochondrial-like isoform X3, which translates to MKESVSTKPAIFAMSSPTMNAECIAIDAFKHAGGDIVFRSGSPFENVDLGNGKVGHVNQANNMYLFLGIGLGSLLSGARLITDGMLQAAAEWYRMHPEICKSSPLHFDDNKAQNRIQ; encoded by the exons ATGAAAGAATCTGTTTCAACAAAACCTGCCATCTTTGCCATGTCTAGCCCTACCATGAATG CTGAGTGCATTGCTATTGATGCTTTTAAGCATGCCGGAGGAGATATCGTATTTAGAAGTGGAAGCCCTTTCGAAAATGTAGATCTTG GTAATGGAAAAGTGGGTCATGTAAATCAGGCCAACAACATGTATCTGTTCCTAGG AATCGGTCTAGGATCACTTTTGTCAGGTGCTCGGCTAATAACAGATGGAATGTTGCAGGCTGCTGCTGAATG GTATAGGATGCATCCAGAGATATGCAAATCCTCTCCACTGCATTTTGATGACAATAAAGCACAAAATAGGATCCAATAA
- the LOC107615065 gene encoding NAD-dependent malic enzyme 2, mitochondrial-like isoform X8 — MKESVSTKPAIFAMSSPTMNAECIAIDAFKHAGGDIVFRSGSPFENVDLGNWKSGSCKSGQQHVSVPRAAAEWYRMHPEICKSSSLHFDDNKAQNRIQ, encoded by the exons ATGAAAGAATCTGTTTCAACAAAACCTGCCATCTTTGCCATGTCTAGCCCTACCATGAATG CTGAGTGCATTGCTATTGATGCTTTTAAGCATGCCGGAGGAGATATCGTATTTAGAAGTGGAAGCCCTTTCGAAAATGTAGATCTTGGTAAT TGGAAAAGTGGGTCATGTAAATCAGGCCAACAACATGTATCTGTTCCTAGG GCTGCTGCTGAATG GTATAGGATGCATCCAGAGATATGCAAATCCTCTTCACTACATTTTGATGACAATAAAGCACAAAATAGGATCCAATAA
- the LOC107615065 gene encoding NAD-dependent malic enzyme 2, mitochondrial-like isoform X6: MKESVSTKPAIFAMSSPTMNAECIAIDAFKHAGGDIVFRSGSPFENVDLGNWKSGSCKSGQQHVSVPRAAAEWYRMHPEICKSSSLHFDNNKAQNRSQ, encoded by the exons ATGAAAGAATCTGTTTCAACAAAACCTGCCATCTTTGCCATGTCTAGCCCTACCATGAATG CTGAGTGCATTGCTATTGATGCTTTTAAGCATGCCGGAGGAGATATCGTATTTAGAAGTGGAAGCCCTTTCGAAAATGTAGATCTTGGTAAT TGGAAAAGTGGGTCATGTAAATCAGGCCAACAACATGTATCTGTTCCTAGG GCTGCTGCTGAATG GTATAGGATGCATCCAGAGATATGCAAATCCTCTTCACTGCATTTTGATAACAATAAAGCACAAAATAGGAGCCAATAA
- the LOC107615065 gene encoding NAD-dependent malic enzyme 2, mitochondrial-like isoform X7, with protein sequence MKESVSTKPAIFAMSSPTMNAECIAIDAFKHAGGDIVFRSGSPFENVDLGNWKSGSCKSGQQHVSVPRAAAEWYRMHPEICKSSPLHFDDNKAQNRIQ encoded by the exons ATGAAAGAATCTGTTTCAACAAAACCTGCCATCTTTGCCATGTCTAGCCCTACCATGAATG CTGAGTGCATTGCTATTGATGCTTTTAAGCATGCCGGAGGAGATATCGTATTTAGAAGTGGAAGCCCTTTCGAAAATGTAGATCTTGGTAAT TGGAAAAGTGGGTCATGTAAATCAGGCCAACAACATGTATCTGTTCCTAGG GCTGCTGCTGAATG GTATAGGATGCATCCAGAGATATGCAAATCCTCTCCACTGCATTTTGATGACAATAAAGCACAAAATAGGATCCAATAA
- the LOC107615065 gene encoding NAD-dependent malic enzyme 2, mitochondrial-like isoform X2 has translation MKESVSTKPAIFAMSSPTMNAECIAIDAFKHAGGDIVFRSGSPFENVDLGNGKVGHVNQANNMYLFLGIGLGSLLSGARLITDGMLQAAAEWYRMHPEICKSSSLHFDNNKAQNRSQ, from the exons ATGAAAGAATCTGTTTCAACAAAACCTGCCATCTTTGCCATGTCTAGCCCTACCATGAATG CTGAGTGCATTGCTATTGATGCTTTTAAGCATGCCGGAGGAGATATCGTATTTAGAAGTGGAAGCCCTTTCGAAAATGTAGATCTTG GTAATGGAAAAGTGGGTCATGTAAATCAGGCCAACAACATGTATCTGTTCCTAGG AATCGGTCTAGGATCACTTTTGTCAGGTGCTCGGCTAATAACAGATGGAATGTTGCAGGCTGCTGCTGAATG GTATAGGATGCATCCAGAGATATGCAAATCCTCTTCACTGCATTTTGATAACAATAAAGCACAAAATAGGAGCCAATAA